One region of Bubalus bubalis isolate 160015118507 breed Murrah chromosome 15, NDDB_SH_1, whole genome shotgun sequence genomic DNA includes:
- the ODF1 gene encoding outer dense fiber protein 1, producing the protein MAALSCLLDSVRRDIKKVDRELRQLRCIDELSARCLCDLYMHPYCCCDLHPYPYCLCYSKRSRSCGLCDLYPCCLCDVKLYCLRPSLRSLERKAIRAIEDEKRELAKLRRTTNRILASSCCSSNILGSVNVCGFEPDQVKVRVKDGKVCVSAERENRYDCLGSKKYSYMNICKEFSLPPCVDEKDVTYSYGLGSCVKIESPCYPCTSPCNPCNPCSPCSPCNPCNPCSPCSPCSPCNPCDPCNPCYPCGSRFSCRKMIL; encoded by the exons ATGGCTGCACTGAGTTGTCTTTTGGACAGTGTTAGAAGGGACATCAAGAAGGTGGACAGAGAACTAAGGCAGTTGAGATGCATCGACGAGCTCAGCGCACGATGCCTGTGCGACTTATACATGCACCCATATTGCTGCTGCGACCTGCACCCCTACCCCTACTGCCTGTGCTACTCAAAGCGATCACGGTCCTGCGGCCTGTGCGATCTCTACCCATGTTGCCTGTGTGATGTTAAGCTTTACTGTCTTCGCCCGTCTCTCAGAAGTTTGGAGAGGAAAGCCATTAGAGCCATAGAGGATGAGAAGAGAGAGCTTGCCAA ACTGAGAAGAACAACAAATAGAATTCTGGCCTCCTCTTGCTGTAGCAGTAACATTTTAGGATCGGTGAACGTGTGCGGCTTTGAACCGGATCAAGTCAAGGTTAGAGTGAAGGACGGAAAGGTGTGTGTGTCGGCTGAGCGCGAGAACAGATATGACTGCCTGGGGTCGAAAAAATACAGCTACATGAACATCTGCAAAGAGTTCAGCTTGCCCCCGTGCGTGGACGAGAAGGACGTGACGTACTCCTACGGGCTCGGCAGTTGCGTCAAGATCGAGTCTCCCTGCTACCCTTGCACGTCTCCCTGTAACCCCTGTAACCCCTGCAGCCCCTGTAGCCCCTGTAACCCCTGTAACCCCTGCAGCCCCTGTAGCCCCTGCAGCCCCTGTAACCCCTGTGACCCCTGTAACCCCTGCTATCCTTGTGGGAGCCGGTTTTCCTGTAGGAAGATGATCTTGTAA